The stretch of DNA GGCGACCGTGCCCGAGGGGTCCTCGAGCTCGCGGGCGCTGCTTCCGGGCAGGATGCGGCGCATCATCTGATCGGCTGTCTGACGCACGGTGGCGACCGTGGGGATGCCCAGGCGCTCGTAGACGTCGGCTCGGCGCGAGTCGTAGATGCGGGCCACGACGTTGTCCACCCCGAAGCTCTCCCGCGCCACGCGCGCCGCGACGATGTTCGAGTTGTCCCCGTTGGAGACCGCGACGAAGGCGTAGGCCTCGTCGATGCCGGCCTGCTCCAGTGCGTCGCGGTCGAAGCCGACCCCCTTGACCTTACGGCCGTTGAAGTCCGAGGGCAGACGGCGGAAGGAGTCCGAGGACCGGTCGATGACGGACACCGAGTGCCCCATGCGGTCGAGCTGAACGGCCATGGACGCTCCGACGCGGCCACAGCCCATGATGACGAAGTGCACGAGGAAGACGGTACTCCGTTGTCAGGCCACGGACGTAACATCTGGAGACGTGCGTGACTTCGCAGACCGCATCAAGCGGCTTCTCGTCGGCCGTCCCGTCCCCAGCGGAGCCTTGGGCGAGACGCTCCTGCCCAAGAGGATCGCCCTTCCGGTGTTCGCCTCGGACGCCCTGTCCTCGGTGGGCTACGCTCCCGATGAGGTGCTCATCACCCTGGCCGTGGCCGGAGTCGCCGCTACCTCCCTGTCTC from Actinomyces sp. Marseille-P3109 encodes:
- a CDS encoding potassium channel family protein; translated protein: MAVQLDRMGHSVSVIDRSSDSFRRLPSDFNGRKVKGVGFDRDALEQAGIDEAYAFVAVSNGDNSNIVAARVARESFGVDNVVARIYDSRRADVYERLGIPTVATVRQTADQMMRRILPGSSARELEDPSGTVALIQPSASPLWVGTTIGALEYRLGVRVAWISRDATALLPEATTVIQEHDRLHMAVSTDRIGQVRRALSHAPTQEA